From one Lycium barbarum isolate Lr01 chromosome 6, ASM1917538v2, whole genome shotgun sequence genomic stretch:
- the LOC132645643 gene encoding subtilisin-like protease SBT4.14: MLRNNHFCWLLPYHLLLILILIGIEAAEVDRKEDFYIVFLKDHPVVNDESAFRRHINVLSSLKGRDATESHVYSYTKIFNAFAAKLSQQEVRKLSSMDEVASVIPSRYRRLHTTRSWEFIGLPATAKRRLKGESNIIVGVFDTGITPQSKSFKDDGLGPPPAKWKGSCHHFANFTGCNNKLIGARYFKLDKVPDPNDIMSPIDVHGHGTHTSSTLAGSLVPGASLFGLARGTARGAVPSARVAMYKVCWASSGCSDIDILAAFEASISDGVDIISISVGGLTGSYTTDVISVGAFHAMRKGILTVASAGNDGPNLNTVANHAPWVLTVAASGIDRQFRSNVKLGSGRIVSGIGISAFDPKQKLYPLALGVDIAKSADTRESSRYCTEGSMDSKKVKGKLVYCQLGSWGADSAIKEIGGVGTIIESDQFLDSASIFMAPATIVNSSIGKSINNYIHSERLPSAVIYKSREVKIKAPFIASFSSRGPNPGTKRLLKPDIAAPGIDILASYTPLKSLTGLKGDTQYSEFTLMSGTSMSCPHVGGAAAYVKSFHSDWSPSAIKSALMTTARPMSSKVDREREFAYGAGQVNPTRARSPGLIYDMDDMSYIQFLCHEGYNSSSVSSLLRQRVNCSTLIPANGEDAINYPTMQLGIKSDQEPTVGVFRRRITNVGQATSVYNATIRAPKGVDITVKPMTLSFTRVMQKRSFKVVVKAKPMSNAIVLSGSLSWKSSRHIVRSPIVIYDPKVFG, from the exons GGCTTCTACCTTATCATCTACTTCTAATCTTGATCTTGATTGGCATTGAAGCTGCTGAAGTAGATAGAAAAGAA GACTTTTACATTGTTTTCTTGAAAGATCACCCAGTGGTGAACGATGAATCTGCATTTCGTAGACACATTAATGTCCTGTCATCTTTAAAGGGAAG GGATGCAACAGAATCTCATGTTTATAGCTATACGAAAATCTTCAATGCCTTTGCAGCAAAGCTATCTCAACAAGAAGTTCGCAAGTTATCCA GCATGGATGAAGTGGCTTCTGTCATACCAAGTAGATACAGGAGGCTACATACTACAAGATCATGGGAATTTATCGGTTTGCCTGCAACAGCAAAAAGAAGATTGAAAGGGGAGAGCAACATCATCGTGGGCGTCTTTGATACAG GGATAACTCCTCAATCAAAAAGTTTTAAAGATGACGGTCTTGGTCCTCCTCCAGCAAAATGGAAAGGAAGCTGTCACCATTTTGCCAATTTTACTGGATGCAACAA CAAGCTTATAGGGGCAAGATACTTCAAGCTGGACAAAGTTCCTGACCCAAATGACATAATGTCACCAATTGATGTGCATGGCCATGGAACTCATACATCGTCTACCCTGGCGGGTAGTCTGGTACCTGGTGCAAGCTTATTTGGTCTAGCCCGAGGGACTGCACGTGGAGCAGTTCCTTCTGCTAGAGTGGCTATGTACAAAGTCTGTTGGGCGTCGTCAGGTTGTTCAGATATTGACATTTTAGCTGCTTTTGAAGCTTCCATTAGTGATGGTGTGGACATAATATCCATTTCAGTTGGTGGCCTTACTGGTAGTTATACAACTGATGTGATATCCGTTGGGGCCTTTCATGCCATGAGAAAAGGAATTCTTACTGTGGCTTCTGCTGGAAATGATGGACCTAACCTCAACACTGTCGCAAATCATGCACCATGGGTGCTTACTGTGGCAGCTAGTGGCATTGATAGGCAGTTCAGGAGTAACGTGAAGTTGGGAAGTGGGAGAATAGTCTCA GGGATTGGCATAAGCGCATTTGATCCAAAGCAAAAATTGTATCCTCTTGcgctgggagttgatatagccAAGAGCGCTGATACTCGAGAAAGTTCAAG GTACTGTACCGAAGGATCAATGGACTCTAAAAAGGTAAAGGGAAAGCTTGTTTATTGCCAGTTGGGTTCTTGGGGTGCTGATTCTGCTATAAAAGAAATTGGAGGGGTTGGAACCATCATCGAGAGTGATCAGTTTCTTGATTCTGCCTCAATTTTCATGGCCCCTGCAACAATAGTTAACAGCAGCATAGGGAAAAGCATTAATAACTATATACATTCAGAAAG ATTACCTTCAGCAGTAATATACAAATCACGGGAAGTTAAGATCAAAGCTCCATTCATTGCATCATTTTCGTCAAGAGGTCCAAATCCGGGAACAAAACGCCTTCTGAAG CCTGATATTGCAGCTCCAGGAATTGACATTCTGGCTTCTTACACTCCCTTGAAATCACTCACCGGTTTGAAAGGCGACACTCAATATTCAGAATTCACCCTCATGTCTGGCACTTCCATGTCTTGCCCTCATGTTGGTGGTGCAGCTGCTTATGTAAAGTCATTCCATTCAGATTGGTCTCCTTCTGCTATTAAGTCTGCCCTCATGACTACTG CAAGACCTATGAGTTCAAAGGTGGACAGGGAGAGAGAGTTCGCTTATGGTGCTGGACAAGTTAATCCGACGAGAGCCAGAAGCCCTGGATTAATTTATGACATGGATGATATGTCATATATCCAATTCTTATGTCATGAAGGTTACAATTCATCATCAGTGTCCAGTTTACTTCGACAACGGGTAAATTGCTCCACACTGATTCCTGCAAATGGAGAAGATGCTATCAACTATCCCACAATGCAGCTTGGCATAAAGAGTGATCAAGAACCAACCGTAGGCGTTTTCAGGAGGAGAATTACCAATGTTGGCCAAGCTACGTCTGTTTATAATGCCACTATCAGAGCTCCTAAGGGAGTGGATATCACAGTAAAACCGATGACACTTTCATTCACGCGCGTGATGCAGAAGAGAAGCTTCAAGGTTGTTGTTAAGGCTAAACCAATGTCAAATGCTATAGTATTGTCAGGTTCACTCAGTTGGAAAAGCTCCAGGCACATTGTAAGAAGTCCTATCGTCATATATGATCCAAAGGTCTTTGGCTAA
- the LOC132645644 gene encoding subtilisin-like protease SBT1.1: protein MNFRNCMFLLACIAAVISSTLAEQDIYVVHMDKTKVRSLDSTNLGISKRWYEDVISSITVLSADGEEEQERKSPQLLYVYEKAISGFSVKLSKNQLESLKQVDGFLTAVPDEMLSLHTTHSPQFLGLKSGRGLWSAQNLTSDVIVGVIDTGIWPEHVSFRDSGMPPVPSRWKGTCEAGTKFAPSNCNKKIIGARIFSKAYEAAAGIINEKEDYRSPRDSQGHGTHTASTAAGNLVNGANLFGLGKGMAGGMSYGSRIAVYKACFMLGCSSSDILAAIDQAVIDGVDVLSLSLGGFPKPFYVDNIAIAAFGAVQHGVFVTCSAGNSGPLNSSVGNAAPWIMTVGASSLDRSFPTTVQLGNGHVFKGASLYTGKPTKQLPLVYGRTAGVKGAELCTNGTLSSRLVKGKIVVCDKGINARAEKGEQVKIAGGAGMIMVNREEEGDELYADAHVLPATSLTASAGIAIKGYINSTKIATASIKFEGTVYGNRAPIVAAFSSRGPSAAGPDIIKPDVTAPGVDILAAWPPNISPSMLKSDKRSVQFNILSGTSMSCPHVSGLAALLKSVHRDWSPAAIKSALMTTAYTLDKERTPIADAVSETSISATPFIFGSGHVNPERASDPGLIYDISTKDYLHYICSLNYNSTQIALLLRENFTCPTSHSFRSPGDLNYPSFAVLFDSKSRNMIQTFKRTVTNVGIPRGTYIVQAKAPYGVSVTVKPRILKFQKQGQKLRYKVRFVAKGKRSAGDSIFGSLIWISGTHIVRSPIAITWQ from the coding sequence ATGAACTTCAGGAACTGCATGTTTTTGTTAGCATGTATAGCTGCAGTTATTTCATCTACTTTAGCAGAACAAGACATATATGTGGTTCACATGGACAAAACCAAAGTCAGATCATTAGACAGTACTAATCTTGGAATTTCCAAAAGATGGTATGAAGATGTTATTAGTTCTATAACTGTACTCTCTGCTGATGGTGAAGAGGAACAAGAACGAAAATCTCCTCAACttctctatgtatatgaaaaggcCATTTCCGGTTTTTCAgtaaaactctccaaaaatcagCTCGAATCACTAAAACAAGTGGATGGGTTCCTCACAGCTGTGCCAGATGAAATGCTAAGCCTACACACAACTCATTCACCTCAGTTTCTTGGGCTGAAAAGTGGAAGAGGACTATGGAGTGCTCAAAATTTGACCTCTGATGTGATTGTTGGCGTGATCGACACTGGAATTTGGCCTGAACATGTAAGTTTCCGCGATTCTGGCATGCCACCAGTGCCTTCTCGTTGGAAAGGAACATGTGAGGCTGGAACGAAATTCGCGCCATCAAATTGTAATAAGAAGATTATTGGTGCAaggattttttcaaaggcctacGAAGCTGCTGCAGGGATAATCAATGAAAAAGAGGATTATAGATCGCCGCGTGACTCACAAGGTCACGGAACACATACTGCCTCAACAGCTGCTGGAAATCTTGTTAATGGTGCTAACCTTTTCGGTTTGGGTAAAGGCATGGCTGGTGGTATGAGCTATGGATCAAGAATTGCAGTTTACAAAGCATGTTTCATGTTAGGCTGCTCAAGCTCTGACATTTTAGCAGCTATTGATCAAGCTGTTATTGATGGAGTGGATGTATTGTCACTTTCTTTAGGAGGATTCCCAAAGCCATTTTATGTAGATAATATAGCTATTGCTGCATTTGGTGCAGTCCAACATGGGGTCTTTGTTACATGCTCAGCAGGAAATTCAGGGCCTTTGAATTCAAGTGTTGGAAATGCAGCACCTTGGATTATGACAGTTGGCGCTAGCTCGTTGGACAGGAGCTTTCCAACTACTGTCCAGCTTGGAAATGGACATGTTTTTAAGGGGGCTTCATTGTACACAGGAAAACCTACAAAGCAATTGCCACTTGTTTATGGCAGAACAGCAGGTGTGAAAGGAGCTGAGTTATGCACCAATGGGACACTCTCTTCAAGACTAGTCAAAGGCAAGATTGTTGTATGTGACAAAGGAATCAATGCCAGAGCTGAAAAGGGAGAGCAAGTGAAAATAGCTGGTGGAGCTGGAATGATTATGGTAAATCGAGAAGAAGAAGGCGACGAACTTTATGCCGATGCTCATGTCTTGCCTGCCACATCCTTGACTGCTTCAGCTGGAATTGCTATCAAAGGTTACATTAACTCAACAAAAATAGCCACAGCTTCAATCAAATTTGAGGGGACAGTTTATGGCAATCGCGCACCAATAGTAGCTGCATTTTCCTCTAGAGGACCTAGTGCAGCTGGACCGGATATTATCAAGCCGGATGTCACTGCTCCAGGAGTGGACATATTAGCTGCCTGGCCTCCAAATATCAGCCCGTCAATGCTAAAGAGCGATAAAAGAAGCGTGCAATTCAACATTCTTTCTGGCACTTCCATGTCTTGCCCTCATGTCAGTGGACTAGCTGCATTGCTTAAATCTGTCCATAGAGATTGGTCACCAGCAGCAATCAAGTCAGCACTAATGACAACTGCTTATACCCTTGACAAAGAAAGAACTCCAATTGCAGATGCTGTTTCAGAGACTTCAATATCGGCTACACCATTTATCTTTGGCTCGGGACATGTTAATCCTGAAAGGGCTTCTGATCCAGGCCTTATCTACGATATCTCAACCAAGGATTACCTGCATTATATCTGTAGCCTAAACTACAACTCTACCCAAATAGCCCTTTTGTTGAGAGAAAATTTTACTTGTCCTACTAGTCATTCATTTCGATCACCTGGTGATCTAAACTACCCTTCTTTTGCTGTACTTTTCGACAGCAAGAGTCGAAATATGATCCAGACATTTAAAAGAACTGTGACAAATGTTGGAATCCCTAGGGGTACTTATATTGTACAAGCGAAGGCACCTTATGGAGTATCAGTCACCGTGAAGCCAAGAATTCTGAAATTTCAGAAACAAGGTCAGAAACTGAGGTATAAAGTGAGGTTTGTTGCAAAGGGAAAAAGGAGTGCTGGTGATTCAATATTTGGATCACTGATTTGGATTTCAGGAACACATATAGTTAGAAGTCCCATTGCTATCACATGGCAGTGA